A single Phoenix dactylifera cultivar Barhee BC4 chromosome 1, palm_55x_up_171113_PBpolish2nd_filt_p, whole genome shotgun sequence DNA region contains:
- the LOC103706013 gene encoding sister chromatid cohesion 1 protein 4-like, whose translation MFYSQFILAKKGPLGTIWIAAHLERKLRKNQVADTDIGVSVDSILFPEVPIALRLSSHLLLGVVRIYSRKVNYLFHDCSEALLKIKQAFRSTAVDLPPEESTAPYHSITLPETFHLDDFELPDSAYEGDFVDRHVSSKEQITLQDTMNGTGYSTSQFGLDERFGDGNASQIGLDLDEDLFLDKHPSPQHASTPLGSDKCAMHQGPSLFSLADMEIDEGESGFNKDKCVETPNDLSEQSNNPDKHIFPRNDGTSQSHGYNIQTPDLNEVFFPNDHIEGPTAVPSQIDFVGTADEAASTELVECAQAPSTPGLMEETISAAAQGSPALSPQRKTSPVTGEEAVKSDKPRSQLECRDSTTESGPIQAEIMDCEPVNVVQLTSLPTSSGFVAVADQSHSECGHKSADNLQNDIVCEVKDMMVGNQIHDDGDAMLPEVNPLDGLVSVANTEVTIITSKLSTESILESSVTLTTKSTSLEDNAEPSVLNKQDYKEDIDHCPNSNAYPLNIDSNLQLNQASSLSAEDGVLVESIPEFSRQDLRARSGTPVREEALNVSESSFDLQGEDFNIANATNTDLKMHQQSGHALSEPVPGVSNPNEPSTGPILKDTQLDHFNCSSSSEFPEPEKMLLAPAGNVDQVSELGQLTAEKGVIESDGSVNRISCLCGKKRRLMESTPVLQNGTSTKMSGKSRIRRNTNYVPDDDDLLASILVGKRTPVLRIGSTPPPPKAASLKRPRVTTRLAMPKRKVLLDDTTVLHADAIRQQLINAQDIRRMRKKAPCTRPEIWMIEKSLLEDEIFNESIITGVSVELNTLHNRRYDSEVDESHSRADPSKEAELSRSSEFVRETSGKEMAESIPVMPNKADVETQGPSGTSASVEALFNKDSSAYDAQEHLGSLTDLPQPDLSNDNQTHAITMMENNMQDENAEVHMSTPAKDCGVEDTAVHKNEDTAPSSEKIDDIHMHLERQPLHESKQPASELSEMNNEALQITEVTSVRGLDVAEDETRDASVMAGNGGIAVAVNINCPHDAHADVGKKGHTETLVSIQDSSFFEVEGKDDGLDARVEDGAVMQKNLNNEVNSFQANTEIENVPSAVGENSGLQELNVEGGMDVESAPVDLAAAKECSDFCSAVDGNDTEFLNVDDEADYDDAADHDMPNPEEAQSLENSGWSSRTRGVARYLKVLFDEESGRGRKNVAMDHLLAGKTRKEASRMFFETLVLKTRDYINVEQENPLECINIKPTIKLLKSEF comes from the exons ATGTTCTACTCTCAGTTTATTTTGGCCAAGAAAGGGCCACTTGGAACGATATGGATCGCAGCTCACCTGGAGCGGAAGCTGAGGAAGAATCAGGTCGCGGATACTGATATTGGTGTCTCAGTAG ATTCTATTCTTTTCCCTGAAGTCCCAATTGCACTGCGATTGTCTAGCCATCTTCTGCTAGGTGTGGTTAGGATATATTCCCGGAAGGTCAATTATCTTTTCCATGACTGCAGCGAGGCTCTGCTCAAGATAAAACAGGCATTTCGGTCAACTGCAGTTGATCTCCCCCCTGAAGAATCTACTGCACCCTATCATTCCATTACTCTTCCAGAGACCTTTCATCTGGATGATTTTGAGCTGCCCGATAGCGCGTATGAGGG TGACTTTGTCGACCGCCATGTCAGTTCGAAAGAGCAGATTACACTTCAAGATACTATGAATGGTACAGGATATTCAACATCGCAATTTGGACTGGATG AAAGATTTGGCGATGGAAATGCTTCACAGATTGGCTTAGACCTTGATGAG GACTTATTCTTGGACAAGCATCCCTCACCTCAGCATGCATCAACTCCACTGGGCTCAGATAAGTG TGCTATGCATCAGGGTCCGTCCTTGTTTTCTCTTGCTGACATGGAAATTGATGAAGGTGAAAGTGGGTTTAATAAGGATAAGTGTGTTGAAACTCCAAATGATTTGTCTGAACAGTCTAATAATCCTGACAAGCATATATTTCCAAGAAATGATGGCACTTCACAGTCTCATGGGTACAATATTCAAACTCCTGATCTTAATGAAGTATTTTTTCCAAATGATCATATTGAAGGCCCCACTGCAGTACCCAGTCAAATTGATTTTGTTGGCACTGCTGATGAAGCTGCATCCACAGAGTTGGTTGAATGTGCTCAGGCTCCATCTACTCCTGGTTTAATGGAAGAGACAATTTCAGCTGCTGCACAGGGAAGTCCTGCTTTGAGTCCACAAAGGAAAACTTCACCAGTAACTGGTGAAGAGGCTGTGAAGTCTGATAAACCTAGATCGCAATTGGAATGTCGAGATTCAACAACTGAAAGTGGTCCTATACAAGCAGAAATAATGGACTGCGAGCCGGTTAATGTTGTGCAACTGACCTCTTTGCCTACTTCAAGTGGGTTTGTAGCTGTAGCTGATCAATCTCATTCAGAATGTGGACATAAGAGTGCAGATAATCTACAAAATGATATTGTTTGTGAAGTGAAAGACATGATGGTTGGCAATCAGATTCATGATGATGGGGATGCCATGCTTCCTGAAGTAAATCCCTTGGATGGCCTGGTATCTGTGGCTAATACTGAAGTAACGATCATCACTTCTAAATTATCTACTGAAAGTATACTGGAATCAAGTGTGACTTTAACTACTAAAAGCACTTCACTTGAGGATAATGCTGAGCCATCAGTTCTCAATAAACAGGATTATAAAGAAGATATTGACCATTGTCCCAATAGCAATGCATATCCACTTAATATTGATAGCAATTTGCAACTGAATCAAGCCAGTTCATTGTCGGCAGAAGATGGGGTTTTAGTAGAAAGTATCCCTGAGTTTTCTCGACAAGACCTGAGAGCCCGTTCAGGAACTCCAGTGAGAGAGGAGGCACTCAATGTTAGTGAATCTTCTTTTGATTTGCAAG GTGAAGACTTCAACATAGCTAATGCAACAAACACTGATCTCAAGATGCACCAACAGTCAGGACATGCATTATCAGAACCTGTACCAGGTGTTAGCAACCCAAATGAACCATCGACTGGTCCTATTTTGAAAGATACCCAACTAGATCATTTTAACTGTTCTTCAAGTTCTGAGTTTCCTGAACCTGAAAAAATGCTTTTAGCCCCAGCTGGCAATGTTGACCAGGTTAGCGAATTAGGACAGCTTACTGCAGAAAAGGGGGTAATAGAGTCTGATGGAAGTGTTAACAGGATCAGTTGCCTTTGTGGCAAAAAACGTCGATTAATGGAGAGCACACCAGTTTTGCAAAATGGGACTTCCACAAAGATGTCCGGCAAATCACGAATTAGACGAAACACTAATTATgttcctgatgatgatgatttgttGGCATCAATTTTag TTGGAAAAAGGACTCCAGTCTTGAGGATAGGTTCGACCCCGCCACCCCCCAAAGCAGCTTCTCTAAAACGTCCTAGGGTAACAACCAGACTGGCCATGCCCAAGAGGAAGGTTTTGCTGGATGATACTACAGTCTTACATGCTGA CGCAATTCGGCAACAACTGATAAATGCTCAAGACATACGCCGCATGCGAAAGAAGGCTCCATGTACTCGtcctgaaatttggatgattgAGAAAAGTTTATTAGAAGATGAAATATTCAATGAATCTATAATTACTG GTGTATCAGTAGAGCTGAACACCTTACACAATCGAAGATATGATTCTGAAGTTGATGAATCTCATTCTCGTGCTGACCCATCAAAAGAGGCTGAGCTTTCTAGAAGCTCAGAGTTTGTTAGAGAAACTAGTGGGAAAGAAATGGCTGAGTCCATTCCAGTTATGCCAAATAAAGCTGATGTTGAAACACAGGGACCATCAGGCACATCTGCATCGGTTGAGGCACTGTTTAACAAAGACTCCAGTGCTTATGATGCTCAAGAGCATTTAGGATCCCTAACTGATCTTCCTCAGCCGGATTTATCAAACGATAACCAAACACATGCAATTACAATGATGGAAAACAATATGCAGGATGAAAATGCTGAAGTTCACATGTCTACACCTGCAAAAGATTGTGGAGTTGAAGATACTGCGGTTCACAAAAATGAAGATACTGCTCCATCCTCTGAGAAGATTGATGATATACACATGCATTTGGAGCGGCAACCACTGCATGAGTCGAAACAACCTGCCAGTGAGCTCTCAGAGATGAACAATGAAGCATTACAGATAACTGAAGTCACTTCTGTTAGAGGCTTAGATGTTGCTGAGGATGAAACCAGAG ATGCTTCTGTCATGGCAGGAAATGGGGGCATAGCAGTTGCAGTAAACATAAACTGCCCACATGATGCTCATGCTGATGTTGGCAAGAAGGGACACACAGAGACATTAGTCTCTATACAAGATAGCAGTTTTTTTGAAGTTGAG GGAAAGGATGATGGTTTAGATGCTAGAGTAGAAGATGGAGCTGTGATGCAGAAAAACTTGAATAATGAAGTGAACTCATTTCAAGCAAATACTGAAATCGAAAATGTTCCATCTGCAGTTGGAGAAAATTCTGGTTTGCAGGAACTTAATGTAGAGGGTGGTATGGATGTAGAAAGCGCTCCCGTGGATCTTGCTGCTGCAAAAGAATGTAGT GATTTTTGCAGTGCAGTCGATGGCAATGATACAG AGTTTCTTAATGTAGATGATGAAGCAGACTATGATGACGCAGCAGACCATGACATGCCAAATCCCGAAGAGGCCCAGTCACTTGAAAACAGCGGTTGGTCTTCTCGGACTAG GGGTGTTGCAAGGTATTTAAAAGTTTTGTTCGATGAAGAATCTGGACGTGGCAGAAAAAATGTTGCCATGGATCACCTTTTAGCTGGTAAAACTCGCAAAGAAGCATCAAGAATGTTCTTTGAGACTTTG GTTCTGAAAACAAGGGATTACATTAATGTTGAACAGGAAAACCCTTTAGAATGCATCAATATCAAGCCTACAATAAAGCTTCTGAAGTCAGAGTTCTAA
- the LOC103706012 gene encoding acyl-coenzyme A thioesterase 9, mitochondrial has translation MKPPLKSPSSLVSITRPLPSPNSHLQTLPPEPARTFSSPNPATLPSSTAPKKPYLLPPTLENPPPTPPKTQLSSVVIPKTRSSSSFRQNARRGPTEFIQDRIFSLRSPPRNPPEFIKRLNLFAPKPAHLSTRIRPLSSFSQDRPQKPPETIQGSKFLASNQPNSSPRTRPFSSFGLKPSQESPPDSMDPGSPPIRVVSTFASPFDSSPPHIDASSSIRKPLSLWPGMYHSPVTNALWEARSSIFERLLDPSKDGPPQSELLTRTPSQSRISIIYNFSSDYILREQYRDPWNEVRIGKLLEDLDALAGTIAVKHCADDDSTTRPLLLVTASVDKMVLKKPLRVDTDLKIAGAVIWVGRSSIEIQIEVTQFQQDNSIPSESVALTANFTFVARDSKTGRSAPVNRLLPETEPEKLLYKEGEARDKWRKRKREEQRRETENGGHRLHGEQLKVLLAEGLVFCDLPALADRDSILIRDTSLENSLICQPQQRNLHGRIFGGFLMNLAFELAFSTAYAFVGQMPCFLEVDHVDFLKPVDVGDFLRLKSCVLYTQLENPEQPLINIEVVAHVTRPELRTSEVSNTFYFTFTVNPNALKNGLRIRNVVPATEEEARRVLERMDAEKCLVNS, from the exons ATGAAGCCACCTCTTAAAAGCCCTTCCTCCCTCGTCTCCATCACCAGACCCCTCCCTTCCCCAAATTCCCACCTCCAAACCCTCCCTCCAGAGCCGGCTCGCACCTTCTCTTCTCCAAATCCCGCCACCCTCCCTTCATCCACAGCGCCAAAAAAACCCTACCTTTTACCTCCCACCCTCGAAAACCCTCCTCCGACACCACCGAAAACCCAGCTTTCTTCCGTTGTAATCCCTAAAACCaggtcctcctcctcttttcgcCAGAACGCACGTCGGGGACCGACAGAATTCATCCAAGATCGAATCTTTTCTCTCCGAAGCCCGCCTCGGAATCCGCCGGAATTCATCAAAAGATTGAATCTTTTTGCTCCAAAGCCAGCACATTTATCCACCCGAATTAGGCCCCTCTCCTCTTTTAGCCAAGACCGACCTCAGAAACCACCAGAAACCATTCAAGGATCGAAATTTTTGGCCTCAAAccaacccaattcatccccccgaACCAGACCCTTCTCTTCCTTTGGCCTAAAACCATCTCAGGAATCACCTCCGGACTCTATGGATCCTGGCTCTCCTCCTATCCGGGTGGTTTCGACATTTGCCTCACCATTTGATAGCTCTCCTCCGCACATCGATGCGAGCTCGTCAATTAGGAAGCCGCTCAGCTTGTGGCCCGGCATGTATCACTCCCCAGTGACCAATGCCCTCTGGGAGGCCCGGTCGAGCATTTTTGAAAGGCTGCTTGACCCTTCCAAGGACGGCCCTCCACAGTCTGAATTGCTCACAAGGACGCCATCGCAGAGCCGGATAAGCATTATATACAACTtttctagtgattatatccTCAGGGAGCAGTACCGGGATCCATGGAATGAGGTCAGAATCGGGAAGCTGCTCGAGGATCTCGATGCGCTTGCTGGAACCATCGCTGTGAAG CACTGCGCCGATGATGATAGCACAACAAGGCCTCTTTTGTTGGTTACTGCTTCTGTAGACAAGATGGTTTTAAAGAAGCCATTGCGTGTAGACACGGATCTGAAAATAGCGGGTGCTGTCATATGGGTTGGTCGTTCGTCCATTGAGATACAGATAGAAGTTACTCAGTTTCAACAAG ATAACTCTATACCATCAGAATCCGTAGCTTTGACTGCAAATTTCACATTTGTCGCACGTGATTCGAAGACTGGTAGATCTGCTCCTGTAAACCGCCTGTTACCGGAGACTGAACCAGAAAAGTTGCTTTACAAGGAAGGAGAAGCAAGGGATAAATggaggaaaaggaagagagaagaacaGAGAAGAGAAACTGAGAATGGTGGGCACAGATTGCATGGGGAGCAACTAAAGGTTTTGTTGGCGGAGGGGCTTGTCTTCTGTGATTTACCTGCTTTAGCAGATAGAGACAGCATTCTGATAAGGGATACCAGCCTCGAGAATTCTCTGATTTGTCAACCTCAGCAGAGGAACCTCCATGGACGAATCTTTGGGGGCTTTTTGATGAACCTAGCATTTGAGCTAGCTTTTTCGACTGCATATGCCTTCGTCGGACAGATGCCTTGCTTTCTTGAAGTTGATCATGTTGATTTCTTAAAACCT GTGGATGTGGGAGATTTCTTACGTTTGAAGTCATGCGTTCTGTACACACAACTGGAGAATCCAGAGCAGCCTCTGATTAATATTGAAGTTGTCGCTCATGTAACAAGGCCTGAGCTCCGAACCAGTGAG GTATCAAACACATTCTACTTCACCTTTACTGTCAATCCCAATGCTTTGAAGAACGGACTGAGAATTCGCAATGTTGTTCCAGCTACAGAAGAAGAAGCACGCCGGGTACTTGAGCGCATGGATGCTGAAAAATGTTTAGTTAATTCATAA
- the LOC103706011 gene encoding LOW QUALITY PROTEIN: formin-like protein 1 (The sequence of the model RefSeq protein was modified relative to this genomic sequence to represent the inferred CDS: inserted 1 base in 1 codon), translating to MPAPSFFFLLFLLLFSNPAISSATPIPRRALHLPFFPVATPPPAQPPSPSFPKYPSSSNPKPFFPSYPSRLPPLSPPPPLPAXSLPANISSLIFPNSHSAPPRRHSAAKLVPAVALPLLAVALLALSLAFFRRRRRRPPSHDDKTARSDSIRLFPRGSTASSAPKPPTSDFLYLGTLVNSCATVSAAEPSPAASAPRPNISPYQKLGSPELQPLPPLSRHASRGYGNADGGCSSEEEFYSPKGSSGDKESSRGLAGGRMSPSQRTFPAAAAVMEKCGSRSSTLSTPSYPSSNSVSSPSPSSPAASSPPLGSSPARSSVKSLKSRSENAEFIDLGVPPPPPPAPPLPLRPLTPSPPKRKPPSPSPPSSPVDKDQERNSSISDFSRANLRSPQRIGDFSGNPFVVRSPQRQAPPLPPPPLRQAPPPPSRQAAPPRPPPPPPPPPPPPPVGYWESRVRKPQASQPPVLTPPRPTGTKNSSAAIFPTELPVNSDAVEKSEDTPRPKLKPLHWDKVRASSDRAMVWDQLKTSSFQVNEEMIETLFVCNATNTAPKETNRRQVLPTPNEDNRVLDPKKSQNIAILLRALNVTKEEVCEALLEGNTDSLGTELLETLLKMAPSKEEEIKLKEYKDDSPIKLGPAEKFLKAVLDIPFAFKRVDAMLYIANFDSEVNYLKKSFETLEAACDDLRNSRLFLKLLEAVLKTGNRMNVGTNRGDAHAFKLDTLLKLVDVKGTDGRTTLLHFVVQEIIRSEGSRLSSATPSSAKIQANTLRDDLECRKLGLQVVAGLGGELCNVKKAATMDSEVLSSYVSKLAGGIGKITEVLRLNETLSSKENSQQYHDAMSGFLKKAEDEIIKVQAQESVALSLVKEITEYFHGNSAREEAHPFRIFMVVRDFLAVLDQVCKEVGRINDHTIVSSSRQFPVPVNPTLPQVFPRFQALRPESSDDESSLSS from the exons ATGCCAgccccttccttcttcttcctcctcttcctgctGTTATTCTCCAACCCGGCGATCTCATCCGCCACGCCCATTCCCCGGCGGGCCCTCCACCTACCCTTCTTCCCCGTGGCCACCCCACCGCCAGCCCAGCCCCCATCTCCGTCCTTCCCGAAAtacccctcctcctccaaccccaAGCCATTCTTCCCATCCTACCCTTCCCGCCTGCCCCCTCTGTCCCCTCCTCCCCCGCTGCCGG CCTCCCTCCCCGCCaacatctcctccctcatcttccCCAATTCCCATTCTGCCCCTCCCCGGCGCCACTCCGCCGCAAAGCTCGTCCCGGCCGTCGCCCTCCCCCTCCTCGCCGTCGCCCTTCTCGCCCTCTCCCTCGCGTTCTTCCGCCGCCGACGACGCCGGCCTCCGTCCCATGACGACAAGACCGCCCGCTCCGACAGCATCCGCCTGTTCCCCCGAGGCTCGACTGCCTCCAGCGCCCCCAAGCCCCCGACCTCCGACTTCCTCTACCTCGGCACCCTTGTGAACTCCTGCGCCACCGTCTCCGCCGCCGAGCCCTCCCCCGCCGCTTCCGCCCCCCGGCCCAACATCTCTCCCTACCAGAAGCTGGGCTCGCCGGAGCTCCAGCCCCTCCCTCCCTTATCTCGCCACGCCTCCCGCGGGTACGGGAATGCCGACGGTGGGTGCTCCTCGGAGGAGGAGTTTTACTCTCCGAAAGGATCTTCCGGCGACAAGGAGAGCTCCAGGGGGCTCGCTGGCGGCCGGATGTCCCCCTCCCAGCGGACTTTCCCGGCCGCTGCCGCCGTGATGGAGAAATGTGGGTCCCGGAGCTCCACGCTTAGCACGCCTTCGTACCCGTCGTCCAATTCGGTGTCTTCTCCGAGTCCGTCGTCGCCGGCGGCTTCGTCACCGCCGCTCGGATCAAGCCCGGCGCGATCCAGCGTCAAATCTCTGAAATCTAGATCTGAGAATGCTGAGTTTATCGATCTCGGTGtcccgccaccgccgccgcctgcGCCCCCGCTGCCGCTCAGGCCGCTGACTCCTTCGCCTCCAAAGAGGAAACCCCCTTCGCCCTCCCCACCTTCTTCACCGGTGGATAAGGATCAGGAAAGAAACTCAAGTATCTCGGACTTCTCCAGAGCAAATTTGCGATCGCCGCAGAGAATTGGGGACTTCTCGGGGAACCCATTTGTTGTTCGCTCCCCGCAGAGGCAAGCCCCGCCGCTCCCGCCGCCGCCACTGAGGCAAGCTCCACCGCCGCCGTCGAGGCAAGCCGCACCGCCACGgccgccaccaccacctcctccgccaccgccaccgccaccgGTTGGTTACTGGGAGAGTCGGGTCCGAAAGCCCCAAGCTAGCCAGCCTCCAGTTCTCACTCCTCCAAGACCTACTGGAACGAAGAATTCTTCAGCAGCGATTTTCCCAACAGAATTGCCGGTGAATTCGGATGCAGTGGAGAAGAGTGAGGACACCCCTCGCCCAAAGTTGAAGCCTTTGCACTGGGATAAGGTCCGGGCGAGCTCCGATAGAGCAATGGTGTGGGATCAATTGAAAACGAGCTCATTCCA AGTAAATGAGGAGATGATTGAGACTTTGTTTGTTTGCAATGCAACAAACACAGCCCCAAAGGAGACGAACAGGCGACAAGTGCTTCCTACTCCGAATGAAGATAACAGGGTGCTTGATCCGAAGAAGTCTCAGAACATTGCTATTCTACTGAGGGCACTGAATGTGACCAAGGAGGAAGTCTGTGAAGCCCTATTAGAAG GTAATACAGATAGCTTAGGAACTGAGCTACTGGAGACTTTGCTAAAGATGGCTCCAAGCAAAGAAGAAGAGATTAAATTAAAAGAGTACAAAGATGACTCCCCGATCAAGCTTGGTCCAGCAGAAAAGTTTCTCAAGGCAGTGCTTGATATTCCATTTGCTTTTAAGAGAGTGGATGCGATGCTTTACATTGCTAATTTTGATTCAGAGGTCAATTATCTTAAGAAGTCCTTTGAAACTCTTGAG GCAGCCTGTGATGATCTGAGAAACAGCAGACTGTTTCTGAAGCTTCTAGAGGCCGTTCTAAAGACCGGGAACCGCATGAATGTTGGTACCAACCGTGGTGATGCGCATGCCTTTAAGCTTGACACACTACTGAAGCTAGTTGATGTCAAAGGCACCGATGGCAGGACTACTCTTCTGCATTTTGTTGTCCAGGAAATCATCAGATCTGAAGGCTCCCGCCTTTCTTCTGCCACCCCATCATCTGCCAAAATACAGGCAAATACTCTACGAGATGACCTTGAGTGCAGAAAGCTTGGCCTCCAAGTTGTCGCTGGTCTCGGGGGTGAGCTCTGCAATGTGAAGAAAGCAGCCACAATGGATTCTGAGGTGCTCAGCAGCTATGTGTCTAAACTTGCTGGAGGGATTGGTAAAATAACTGAGGTTTTAAGATTGAATGAAACCTTGAGTTCAAAGGAAAATAGCCAGCAATATCACGATGCTATGAGTGGGTTCTTAAAGAAGGCAGAGGATGAGATCATAAAGGTTCAGGCCCAAGAGAGCGTTGCACTGTCTTTGGTCAAGGAAATAACTGAGTATTTCCATGGTAACTCAGCGAGAGAAGAAGCTCACCCTTTCAGAATCTTCATGGTAGTCAGGGATTTTCTAGCCGTCCTTGATCAGGTCTGCAAAGAGGTTGGAAGGATAAATGATCACACCATTGTCAGCTCATCACGCCAGTTCCCAGTACCTGTGAATCCAACACTACCACAGGTATTCCCAAGGTTTCAGGCATTGAGGCCTGAAAGCTCTGATGACGAAAGTTCATTGTCATCGTAA